In the genome of Planctomyces sp. SH-PL62, the window CAGCAGGCGATTCTTGAAGTCGACGATCCGACCCAGCCGCTCGCGAAGGTCCGCCGGCCGATACAGGTCGGCGACCCGGACGCCGTGGACCCGGCCGACCTTGTCCTTGTAGCAGGGGCCGATGCCCCGTCGGGTCGTCCCCAGGTGGTCGGCGGCCGAGGTCGACTCCTCGGTCAGCCGCTCCTCGGCCAGGTGGTAGGGGAGGATCACGTGGGCGCGATCGCTGATGTGCAGGCGGCCCTCGAACTTCACCCCCTGCGCCCGGAGCGAGTCCATCTCCTTCAGCAAGGCCGGGGGATGGATCACCACGCCGTTGGCGATGACGGCCTCGACGTTCTCGCGGAGGATGCCCGTCGGCACCAGGGAGAGTTTGTACGTCATCCCCTCATGGACGACCGTATGGCCGGCGTTGGCCCCCCCCTGATACCGCACGACCACATCGTGGTGGTCGCACAGCAAATCCACGATCTTCCCCTTGGCCTCGTCCCCCCATTGGAGGCCGACAACGCACGTCGAACCCACGGCGCACACTCCGAAGCGGCTCGCGACCCGGCGGTCGCTTGGTAATGTAAAGTTACACGGTACACGCCCCGGACGACCTCGTCAATGAGGCGGAATCGCGGGGCGGATCGAGGCCCGGACTCAGGCCATCGCCGTGCGGAACTCGTCGAACAGGTACTGGCTGTCGTGCGGGCCGGCGGCGGCCTCGGGGTGGTACTGGACGCCGAAGACGGGCAGGCGGGTGTGCCGGAGCCCTTCGAGCGTCTGGTCGTTGAGGTTGACGTGGCTGGCGACCACGTCGGCCGGCAGGGTGGATGGGTCGACGGCGAACCCGTGGTTCTGGACGGTGATCTCGATCTTCCCGGTGGCCTCGTTGCGGACCGGGTGGTTGGCGCCCCGGTGGCCGAATCGGAGCTTGAAGGTGTCGGCCCCGAACGCCTGGCCGAGGAGTTGATGGCCCAGGCAGATGCCGAAGATGGGGATGCCTCGCGACTCCGCGGCGGTCCGGATCAGGGTCTTGAGGACGTTGGTGGCCTCGACGAGGGGGCGGGGGTCGCCGGGGCCGTTGGAGAGGAACACGCCGTCGGGTTGGTGCTCCATCACGGCCTCGGCAGACGCCGAGCCGGGGACCACGGTGACCCGGCAGCCGATGTCGACCAGGTGCCGGGGGATGCTCCACTTCATGCCGAAGTCCATCGCCACGACGTGCGGACGCTTCGCCCCGTCCGCCCGGCGACGCACTTCCGACCCCCCCCGTCCCGAGGCGTCGAACTGGTAATCCTGGTCCAGGCCCGAGTCCCAGACCTTCGCCTCGCTCGGCATGACCTCGCTGGCGAGGGCGCGGCCGACCATCCCCGGGCTCTTGCGGGCCTTGGCGACGAGGCTGGCGTCGTCGAGGTCGGCGGTCGACAGGATTCCCCGGAGGGCGCCCTGGACTCGCGTCAGCCGCACCAGGGCTCGGGTGTCGATCCCCGACACGCCGACGACGCCGTTCTCCTCCAGGTAGGCCGCCAGGGACTTCTCCGCCCGGAAGTTGCTGACCCGACTGCTCAGCTCTCGCACCACGAACCCGCGGACCCAGGGCCGTCGGCTCTCGGCGTCCTCGGTGTTCACGCCGTAGTTGCCGATCTCGGGGTAGGTCATCGCCACGATCTGGCCGTGGTACGAGGGGTCGGTGAGGATCTCCTGATAGCCGGTCATGCTCGTGTTGAACACGACCTCGCCCTCGATCTCGCCCTGAGCCCCGAATGAGCGGCCCGTGAACACCGAGCCGTCTTCGAGCGCCAGTTTCGCCGTGCCCATCGTCGCTCCCGGGGCCGTGATCCGGCCCTCACCCTCCGGTTTTCCGCGGAATTCGTCGTTTCGGACCGAGTCGATTGTACGCGCGGCGAACCCTGGTCGTCGAGTCGATTCGAAGCCGGTCCGGGTTCATCCGGTCCGGCCGTCCGGTTCGTCGGGGTCGAGGAAGGCCGAGGCGAGGTTCGCCGCGGTCGCGATCAGCGCCAGGGAGGCGGCGATCGCCGCCCCGCCGCCGGGCCGTTCATGGAAGAGGAGCAGGCCCGGGCCGATCGTCGCGGAGTGGGCCGAGGAGGCCAGCACGACCGCCGGCGCGACGTTCACCGCCGCCGTCGCGACGGTCGCCGCCGCGGCCCGCCACCGCCCCGATCCGAACCCTCCTCGGGCCAGCCGCCGCGCCCCGCTGCGCCCCGCCCCGGCGAGGGTCGCGGCGTCCCGGCACTCGGCCGTCCCGGTCGCGAGGGGAGGGCGCCGGCCGTCGAGCCGCGACGCGACGGTCGCCAGCCAGACCCCGAGGATCACCGTCGCGAGGCCGAGTCGCTCGCCGTCCAGCCCCTCGACGAGGCGACGGGTCGCGATCGACGAACGCGAGTCGACCGTCTCTGCCGCCAGCCCGATCAGGAATCCGAAGGCCAGGACGACGACCCCCGCGACCATCGGCGGCGGCGCGAGGAGTCGCGCCAGGCGTCGGAACCGACCGGACGCCGCGGGCCCCGCCCCGGCCTCCAGGCCGCCGAGCGCGCGGCCCGAGATCGCCGCCAGGATCGCCACGCCCAAACCCAGGACGATCGAGCGGAACAGCAGGCGCGTCACGGCCGGGTCGGCGAGCCGAGGGACGATCGCCGCCGACCGGAACCCGGATTCGCCCCCGTCGAAGGCCGCCCGCGCGAGCCCCCCCAGCGGGACGGCCGCGAGGATCGCGCCTGATCCGAGGAGCGTCGACAGGACGACCACGCGCGGCCAGGAGGCGGCGGGACGCGCCCGCCCCCCGTCGCGATCGCGCCGGGGCGGCCCTACAAGCCGGGTCGGCCCGGCCCAGAGCCGCAGCGTCGCGCGGGCCGTCGCGCAGGCGAGCAGCGCCAGGAGCCCCAGGACCGCGAGCCGGGGAAAAGGCGCGGCGTCGAACGCGGCGGACGCCATCTGGAATCCGAGGGTCCGCCGCAGGCCGAGGATCAGGGGGGGGCCGGGATCGGCCAGCGTCACCGCGAAGACGAGGCCGCCGACGCGGGCCATCGCGGGCCGGAGCAGGGGCCAGGCGAGCCGTCGCCAGGCTCGCGTCCCGTCGGCACCCGCAAGTCGGGCCGCGTCGCGCCAGGCGGGGTCCAGGCGGTCCAGGGCCCACGCGTACGCCAGGGTCGCGGCCGCCGCGCCGGGGAGCGAGGCCGCCAGCAGCCAGAGGAGCCAGCCTGCGTCGGCGGGGAGGTGACGGGTCGCGCGTTCGGACCGGGACAGGATCGTAGACCAGGCCGTCGCGGCGTCGTCGCCGACCGCCGCCGAGGCCCCCATCGCCAGGGCGACGGAGGGCGTCGCCGCCAGGGCCGTGAGCAGCAGGAGGGCCGGGCCGCGAAGCCGGAACGCCCGATCGCCGATCAGGCGGCCGACGACGACCCCCGCGACCATCGCCGTCGACGCCGCCAGTCCGGCGACGACGACGCTGTTGCGGACGCACGCCCAGACGAACGGGTCGAGCGCGGCGATCGCGACCGGGAAGAGCGACGCCCGGACCTCGCCGTCGGGCGCCCGGTCCAGCAGCGCGCAGACTCCCATCGCGGCGAGCGGCCCGGCCACGAGCAATCCCAGCGCGATCGACGAAAACCAGCTTGCGATCAGACGAATCAACCGGAAATCCCCGAACCCGATCCTGACAGGTACGACCCCGACGATCGTCGCCACCATCTTAGCAGACCGTCGTCGTGATACCGGGGGGCGGGCCGGAATTCCCTCGACGGGGAAATCCGAGCCTCGCCGTCGCGTCCCCGGGCCGACTAGGATCCGCCGCCGACGGCGAACTTGCCGGGAAGGAGCGTGACGTTCTCGGGGGCGATCGAGAGGGTCACGCTCTGGCCCTCGCGGACGTGCGCCGACTGGCTCTGCAGGGCCAGCGCGGTGACGGGCCAATCGCCGGGGCCTCGGAGGAGGATGCGGCGGGTGGAGCCCTGGAAGGTGATCCGCTCGATGGTCGCCGGGAAGCGGTTGGCGTCGCTGGGGATTCCGGGCCCCAGCGCGAGCGACTCCGGCCGGATGGAGACCGTCAGCGAGGTGGTCGCCGTGGGCGCCGGGAGGTTGGTGCGGGCCACGAGGCGGCCGACCGGCGTGCGGACGACGACCTCCCGGCGGGAGGGGTCGTGGCTGAGGCCGTCGACCTGGCCTTGCAGCAGGTTGGTCGGGCCGAGCAGCCGCGCGACGAAGACGTCGACCGGCTGGGTGTACAACTCGTGGGGCGTGCCGCTCTGGAGGATGCGACCGAGGTCCATCACCGCCAGGCGGTCGGCGCGGGCGAGGGCCTCGGGGACCGCCGAGGTCAACAGGAGCGTGGTCAGGCCGGCCTCCACGCGGGCGCGACGGATCTCGTCCCAGGCGTCGTCGCGCCCCTGGGGCTCGACGCCCGCGAGCGGCTCGTCCAGGATCAGGACGTCGGGCTGGGCGATCAGGGCGCGGGCCAGGGCCACGCGCAGCGACTGGCCGGGCGTCAGGGCGGCGGGGCGGAGGTCGGCCAGGGTGTCGACCCGCAGCGCGGCGAGCGTCTCGTCGACCCGTCGCCGACGCTCGCGGCCGGGGACGCCCTGGAGCTTCAGCGGGTAGGCCACGTTGTCGCGCACCGAGAGCGCGGGCCAGAGGGCGTGATCGCGGAAGACCATGCCGACGCCCCGATCGCGCGGGGGAAGGGCCTGGACCATGCGGTCGCCGAAATAGATCTCGCCGTCGTCGGCCGATTCGAGCCCGGCCAGCAGCCTCGCGAGCGTGGTCTTGCCCGCTCCCGGCGGGCCGAGCAGGCAGGTCAGCTCGCCCGGCGGCAGTTCGAGCGACGCGTGATCGACGGCCGCGACGCGGCCGTAACGCTTGACCAGACCTTCGGCGATGACACGGATCATGAGTCGCTCGACGGGGGCGGCGGCGGGGGAAAGACGGGCGCGACCCCCGAGGCGGCCAGCCGCGCCACCCAACGGTAACGCTGTCGGGCCCATTGCGTCCATTCCGCCTTCAGCCAGGATCGAAATCGGGGCTCGCGGGCCAGCCGCCCCCCCGCGCCGGCCGCCACCTCCGCGAGAACTTCGCCGTCGAGCGGCCGGCGCGGCTTGAGCCAGCTCTGGGCGAGCCAGAGCCGCAGGTCCGGGGCGGGGGCGACCTGGCCGATGAGCGTCTCGACGAGCGTCAGGCCCGCCTCGCCCTCGCGTCGCAGCAGCTTCTCGACCGACGCCGGCGGCCACGGCGGCGGCTGGGTCAGCAGGTCCGTCGCCCAGGCCGGGGAGCCGGCCTTGCGGACCGCGGCCGAGGCCGCCGACAGCTCCGGTTGCGCGTCGACGAGGGTCGCCCCCAGCAGGTCGGCGGCGAGGTCCTCCGCGTCGGCCTCGGGGCGCGCGTCCAGCGGAGACTCGAACTTCGGGCCGGGCTCGGCCCCCCGAGTCTCGGCCAGGAATTTCAGGAACGCCCGAGCGGCCCGCGACCGTCGCGCGCCGATCGGGATCGCCGCCCCCTCGACGAACTCGACGGCCTCGAATGAAGACGCTTCGGCCGGCTCCGGAACGGCGACGGTCCGCCCGGCCCGACCTCGCTCCACGGTCGCCCGCGCCGATCCGGCGCGCCAGCCGATGG includes:
- the carA gene encoding glutamine-hydrolyzing carbamoyl-phosphate synthase small subunit — translated: MGTAKLALEDGSVFTGRSFGAQGEIEGEVVFNTSMTGYQEILTDPSYHGQIVAMTYPEIGNYGVNTEDAESRRPWVRGFVVRELSSRVSNFRAEKSLAAYLEENGVVGVSGIDTRALVRLTRVQGALRGILSTADLDDASLVAKARKSPGMVGRALASEVMPSEAKVWDSGLDQDYQFDASGRGGSEVRRRADGAKRPHVVAMDFGMKWSIPRHLVDIGCRVTVVPGSASAEAVMEHQPDGVFLSNGPGDPRPLVEATNVLKTLIRTAAESRGIPIFGICLGHQLLGQAFGADTFKLRFGHRGANHPVRNEATGKIEITVQNHGFAVDPSTLPADVVASHVNLNDQTLEGLRHTRLPVFGVQYHPEAAAGPHDSQYLFDEFRTAMA
- a CDS encoding ABC transporter ATP-binding protein, encoding MIRVIAEGLVKRYGRVAAVDHASLELPPGELTCLLGPPGAGKTTLARLLAGLESADDGEIYFGDRMVQALPPRDRGVGMVFRDHALWPALSVRDNVAYPLKLQGVPGRERRRRVDETLAALRVDTLADLRPAALTPGQSLRVALARALIAQPDVLILDEPLAGVEPQGRDDAWDEIRRARVEAGLTTLLLTSAVPEALARADRLAVMDLGRILQSGTPHELYTQPVDVFVARLLGPTNLLQGQVDGLSHDPSRREVVVRTPVGRLVARTNLPAPTATTSLTVSIRPESLALGPGIPSDANRFPATIERITFQGSTRRILLRGPGDWPVTALALQSQSAHVREGQSVTLSIAPENVTLLPGKFAVGGGS